The region GCGGAATATTTCCCGCAAATTACCGACTCTGCTGGCACTGGCCATTAATGCCGGAGTGCCTCCTCTTTTGTTTTTACAGGCTGTTTACGGGCAGTTCAGTTATGTCTCTTCTATCCTGATGGCTGTGTTCTGGCTGGCGGTCATAGCGGTTCTGATAAGTGGATATTACGCCATGTACATTCACAACTACCGCTATGAGAAACTGGGCGATTCCGGGCGCAAGCTGCTTATGTTCGGGGTTCTGTGCTCAATTCTCTACATTGCTTTTATGCTTTCCAATAAAATGACCCTGATGTTGCGGCCTGAGGTTTGGTCTGAATATTTCAGCGATCAGCATGGTTTTATTCTTAATCTGGGCGATCCTGTTCTTTACCCGCGTTTCCTTCATTTTGTTGTCTCCGCGCTGGCTGTGGGAGGGCTTTTCGTGGCCCTTGTAGGCAAACGTAAAGGTGAACTCCAGTTTATCGATACCGGCATGAAATGGTTCTCCCGCGCGACTCTGGTCAATGTGCTTATGGGAGTCTGGTTCCTGATGGCTCTGCCGAAGGATGTGATGCTTATCTTCATGGGGCAGGATTTGGCCGCCTCCATACTTCTCTGTGCAGGGATTATCGCTGTTCTGGCCATGCTCCATTCAGGATTCACTAAGAATGTGTACGCTGCAACGGCCGCAACTGTGTTCATTGTCCCGGTTATGGCAACCATGCGTCACCTCGTCCGTCAGAAATATCTGGAACCGTATTTTTCTCTGGATACCGCACCTGTCTCAGGTGATTGGAGTCCTGTCATATTATTCATTGTCTCGTTGATAGCTGGAGGGTTCTGCATCGTCTACATGCTGAAACTTATGGCTAAGGCTGAAAGGGGTTAATGATGGAATATCCGATTTGGCATTTGACTACTTTCGGCGGTGGGTTCTGGATCGCGTTAATTGCGACCATTCATGTATTCGTAGCTCAGTTTGCCGTTGGCGGAGGACTTTTTCTGGTGGTTACTGAGAAGCTGGCATACAAAACCGGCTCTGATGAACTGCTTGATTACGTAAAAAAACATTCAAAATTCTTTTTGCTGCTGACAATGGTTTTCGGCGGCGGCACAGGGGTTGCGCTCTGGTTCATCATGGCGTTGCTCAGTCCGCAGGGAACCCTCGTACTGGTCCGCGAATTCCTTTTCGCATGGGCTACGGAATGGGTCTGGTTTGTAGGTGAGATAATTGCGCTGCTCATTTATTATTACTACTGGGAGAAAATGAACCGGCGGGATCATCTAATTCTGGGCTGGTTTTATTTTATTTTCGCTTTTCTCTCTCTCCTGACCATCAACGGGGTTGTCTCTTTTATGCTTACACCCGGTCATTGGCAGGAAACCCGCAGTTTTTGGGACGCGATATTCAACCCTACATTCTGGCCGGCACTTTTTTTCCGCACCGCACTTTGCGCGATGTTGGCAGGGGCGTTCGGTTTTGTGACTGCCGCACGGATTAAGAGCAAGGATGTGCGCTGCATGCTGGTTCGTTTTTGCGGAATTTGGACCCTCACCGGATTGGTTCTCACAATTATTTCCGGTTACTGGTATATCGGTTATCTGCCTGCTGAACAGGCTTTACAGGTTGTCCATAAATCGCACCGAGTGGCTTTTTTCCTGCAGGTATTCAAATATACAGCCCCGATACTTCTTTTCGGTGGATTGTTCATGGCAATCTGTGCGCCGCGCAGGGTTAATTTCAGCTCGGCCATGGTTATGCTGATTGTGGCCCTGATTTTTTATGGTTCATTTGAATTTATCCGTGAGGCCGGCCGCAAGCCTTATGTTGTATGGGGCGAAGTCTATTCCACGAATATAACTGTGGAGCAGGCCGTTAAGCTGAAGGGTAAATCTATCCTGAAAAATGCCAAATGGGTTCCACAGGATCTGCGCGAAATCAATGAAGGGAATCGGCTCAGGGCCGGTGAATGGCTATATCAGATGGAATGCGCTCCGTGTCATGCCATTGATGGCCCTATGAATGACATCGTGCCCCGCACATCTACCTATACCACCGCCGGACTGGATGCGTTCATTTCCGGCATGGGCCGTATAAACAAGTATATGCCAGAATTCATGGGTATCGATGAGGAACGCACGGTCCTTGCGGAATATATCCACTCTCTCGGCTCCGGCTACGACCCCAAACTGATGGTCCCGGAAGAGTCTAAGATAGACCCCGCTCCTTTTAAAGCTGATCAGGAATATGTGCTGATGGCATGGCCTTTGGAAGGTTTGCGTCTGATCATCGATAAGGACCGGACCATGTCCATCTCTGACAAGGGAAGCATCGTCCGTGCCCAGCTTCTGATGCGTGGTGATCCGCCGGAGGTTGTGAGTGAGGACGTGAAGATTGTCTGCAAGCCTCAGGGAATGGAAAAATCGTTTGAGCTGAGCGCTGAAGACGGCTACTTCCAATCAGCTCCCATTGATGTATTGCCGTATACCAAGGAAGCCTACCGGCCCTTGCCTCCGGTTGATGTTCAGGCTTTTGATGCTGATGGAAAGCTTCTCGCAACCACCACTATAGTGCTTCCGGTATCAACCCGTCCGGGATGTAACAATTGCCATGGAGGCGGTTGGAATTTTCCGGGGCAGGGTGGATTTTCGGCCCAGACTGCGGCAAATATAGTTGCCGTTCATGACCGGGACAACAACACCGATTTTAAAGAAAGGTTTAAAAATAGTGAAGTAATTGACTGTCGATCCTGTCATGACGGTGAAATACAGCTGAAACTCTCCACGGCTTTGCACGGTTTTCACGCCGTTTATCTGTCCGGCAAATCAAATGACGCCTGCATGAATTGCCATCCGCAGGAAAGTCTGCGCGGAATTCATCTTGATGCGGGTATGGAATGCGTAAACTGTCATGGAAGCATGGAAGATCATGCTCTGGCCCTGCTCAAGGGAGAGCAGGAAAAAACCGGGGCGAAGGTTCTCATGAAACTGATATCACCGGTTGATTATGATCTGGAAGAGATCAATGCCCGCCAGCCTTGGGAACAGCAGCCGGATTGCTTGAACTGCCATGTTGAATATGCTGCTCCTGACTCGGATTCAGCTTTTAATAAATGGACCGAGGACAGTTCCGGGCTTTTCCGCAATCGCAAGGATGAAATGGAGGCCGTGATGTGCGCAGCCTGCCATAATGCCCCGCATGCGATCTTCCCCGCAGCTGATGAGCGCGACAATCTGCGCCCGCTGCAATACATGGGTGAAGCCCAGCCCATCGGAGCGGCCGGTACGTGTACTGTCTGCCATGAAGAAGATATGGACTATCCTGCCCACCACCCCGGAATGGGATTGGAATAGTAAACAAAAAAAAGGCCCGGCTCGAAGGTGATTCGAGCCGGGCCTTTTAAATTATTTAATACTAGCCTCTTCTCAACAAGGGTCTTTCTGACTGGGAAGCCCTGTTGACTGCGCGCATTACGTTGTCGGAATCGCCAGCGGGTACGGTGAAGGTGGACTGGCGTCCCTGAATCTTCACATGCTGGATGCGTACAGGGTTGATCCGTGCGCGACGGCAGATCATATCCACCAGTTTGCGAGGAGTCATGCCATGTGAGCGGCCTACATGAGCGGTGAAGCGAACACGTCCGCGGTTGGCAGCGGGGCCACCGCATTCTTCGATCTTGCGGTAACTGCGTTTATCGAGAACTCCACCCTGAGAATGTTTGAGCAGCGCGGCCACAGCCTCAACCGGATCAACATCTTCAAGCAGTTCATGAGCGAGGTCGAGATATGAAAGATGTTTGCCTGCTTCAACGATTTCACTGAGTTCTGCGCCCATGAGGGATTTTTTAACATCAATGACCTGATCGATGGTCGGCAGGGGTTTTTTCTCGACTTTGAGCTTGGTTATTTTAGTGATGTAACGCAGCTTGCCGAATTCGCGGGGGGAAATCAGGGTAACGGCGATACCTTTTTTACCTGCTCTACCGGTACGGCCTACGCGGTGGACAAAGCTCTGCGGGTCCTGCGGAAGCGCAAAGTTAACAACGTGGGAAAGATCCGGAACGTCGATACCGCGCGCGGCGACATCGGTAGCCACGAGAATCTTACAGCGGCGTTTGCGGAAACGCATAAGAATGTCTTCACGGCGGGCCTGTGAAAGATCTCCGTGAATGGGTTCTGCGGGGTAACCTCGTTCACCGAGGGCTCCGGCTACACGGTCGGCATCGGCACGGGTGCGGCAGAAAACCAGACCGTAAAAACCGGGCTGGGCATCAACTACGCGGCAGAGAGCTTCAAAGCGGTCACGCTCGTTTACTTCGTGGAAAATAAGTTCGGTAAGAGGTGCTTCGTCCTTTTCGCGTTTCACGGCAACTACATCGTAATCGCCCATAAACTTTTTAGCGATGCGCATGACTTCAGGAGGCATGGTCGCAGAGAAGAGCAGGGTGCGGTGTTCGTCACCAGCATTTTCCATAATCTCGGAAACTTCATCGAGGAAGCCCATGTTGCACATTTCATCAGCTTCATCGAGAACGAAGTTGTTGATCTGGGAAAGATTAAGAGTCTTGCGACGGATGTGATCCAGCACGCGTCCGGGGGTACCGACAACAATGTCGACGCCGCGTTTGAGGGCTTTCAGCTGCGGAAGCATGGGCTGTCCACCGTAGACTGTGGCTACAAAAATTTTGCGTTTACCACGGAAGGACATGATCTCATCTGCAACCTGCATCGCAAGTTCGCGGGTCGGAGTCAGGACAATGGCCTGAACGTGTCCCGCGCCTTCGCGTATATTTTCAATGATGGGCAGGCCGAAAGCTGCGGTTTTACCTGTTCCGGTCTGAGCCTGACCCACAATGTCTTTCTCGCCGGAAAGAAGCATGGGAATGGTTTTTTCCTGAATGGGGGTAGGAGCGGTAAAACCTTTTTTTTCAAGGGCTTCAATAGTAGCGTCGGAAAGGCCTAAATTTTTGAATTTTTCCATGATGTTATATCTCTCTAAATATATTAAATATAAAAGTTTTATTAAAAAGGGCAAAAAACATAGCACCGCGCCCCAGTTCTCAGCCGGGCGCGTGTTAGATTCCCATTTCAGCTATTCCGGATTTGTAAAATTCGGTCTGTATATTTTAAATCGCTGGCAAAAGTACAGCAATGCAAAGCAGAACGCATAATCAGCGTCTGGTTCGGGTATTCCAGTCTTGCGGAAAAGGGGTGAAAAAATAAAGCAATACCTGCCCCTTAAAAGCAGGGGCGGTTTGTAGCTACCGTAATTAATGTCCGGTATTTTTGGAGGGACCGTCCGGTTATCTCGATCTACAAAAGGTGGGTAAAAAACTCACAAAGGGCAGATCGTACTTTCTCCTGAAACAGCACGGCGAATTGCCTGCATAACTGGTCCCAATCTTCTAATTAGGTCTCAGGGGAATCGTCACATAAGGACGATGTACGAAACAGGTACACTGCCCTTGCAATAAAAACTTGGGTCTCTTTGGACCCAAAACAACCGGATATGGACGGACGTGAGAAGGATTAAGCATCGAAAGTGGATTGGGTCAAGTTTTTTCTTTGCAGCGGGATTTGTATTGTTTGTAAATAATTTTAGTCGGTACGGGTGCGGAATGGACTTTCTCGATGTCTTTCGTCCTGCCTGAATCAGGTGTAGCATACTTAAAAGGCCGTAATATCATGGAAGATATTACGGCCTGATTTATAATGTGACCATAGCTCTGAAAATGTAAGCGATCCCGTCAGAGACTACTCACAGTCTTACGCGGATTTATTTTTGCTCAGCTTTCAGGGCGCCTAAAAGTGCTTCGTCCAGTGAAGGATGCGGGAAAACAACTTTGTGGATATCGTCTTTGGTCCAGCCTTCCTGAACAATCATAGCCGCCGCGGTGGTGAAGCCGGCAACATGGTGTCCTACAGCGGTAATCCCGGCAACTTTACCATCAAGCCAGACCACTTTTACAAAGCCCTGCGTAGATGCATAGGCCTGTGCAATCGGGTTGGCGACCAGCGGGAAGGAGGAGGTCTTTACCTCGCCTTTTCCTTCGAGGTCTGTTGGCATGAGGCCAACGCGCATGGTTTCCGGGGAACCGTAAAGAATTGATGGGATGGGGCCGTGCTCATAGGGGCCGTTATCTTTACCGGAAATGCGGCGAACCACGTATCCGGCCTGATGGCTGGCGGCATGAGCAAGGAGAATCCTGCCGTTCAGATCACCGATAGCATAAACGTTTTCAGCGGCTTCAAGGTTTTCATTAACCTTGACGAAGCCGGGTCCGGCTGTCTCCGCGCCCAGAACTTCAAGGCCGAGGTCCGCAGAGTTGGGACGGCGTCCGATGGCGATAAGAGCCTTATCGGCTGAAAATTCTTCGCCGTCTTCCGTACGCAGAACCGCTTTGCCGTCTTCCGCTGTTACGGATTTGACCTTTACGCCGAGCTTGATGTTCCACTTGTGGCGTTTGAATACACCCTGCAAAGCTTTTGAGACTTCCGGATCTTCATAAACCGCAATGCGGTCAAGGGCATCCACAACGGTGATTTTGCAACCGGTGCGATGGGCGATCTGGGCCATCTCAAGACCGATAAATCCTGCTCCGATGACCAACAGCGAAGTGGGCATTTCGGTAAGAGCGAGGAATCCGGTGTTATCGAGGATGGTTTCGTTATCCGGTTCAAGTCCGGGGAAAACTGTGGGGTGGGAACCAGTCGCGAGAATCAGGTTTTTGTACTCCAGTACAGCCTGTTCTTCGGGGTGGGAAACTTCCACTTTACCCGGTTCAATCACCTTGGCCACAGCGGGGTAGATATCAATTCCAAGCTTCTTCGCTTTTTGCGCCATAGCCTTGCGGGTGGCTGCGATAAAGCGGTCTTTCTTGGTGCACAGGGCATTGAAATCAATCTCGATTTCACCCTTCGCAACGCGGGCTTTGGACTGGGCGGCAAGTTCTTCTACCGGAGAGGTTGCACCTAGATACATTTTGGTGGGAATGCAGCCCACATTCAGGCATGTACCACCGAGCAGGTCTTTTTCCACCAGCGCTACTTTGATGCCTTCCTCCGCAGCTTCAAGCGCCGCGTCGAACCCGCCCGGACCGGCTCCTACGACCACGAGGTCGTAGGAGCGTGATTCTTTGGGGAAACTATTTGATGTCATCAGTAATCACCATGGAACGTGCGGCCTTGGTTTCATCAAGCCTTTTTACGGACATGAGAACCGGTGCAGCCTGTAGCTGTTCGGGATTATTCTCCGCCATTTCCGCAATCTCAATGAGATCGTCAATGAAGCGGTCGA is a window of Maridesulfovibrio sp. DNA encoding:
- a CDS encoding cytochrome ubiquinol oxidase subunit I — translated: MEYPIWHLTTFGGGFWIALIATIHVFVAQFAVGGGLFLVVTEKLAYKTGSDELLDYVKKHSKFFLLLTMVFGGGTGVALWFIMALLSPQGTLVLVREFLFAWATEWVWFVGEIIALLIYYYYWEKMNRRDHLILGWFYFIFAFLSLLTINGVVSFMLTPGHWQETRSFWDAIFNPTFWPALFFRTALCAMLAGAFGFVTAARIKSKDVRCMLVRFCGIWTLTGLVLTIISGYWYIGYLPAEQALQVVHKSHRVAFFLQVFKYTAPILLFGGLFMAICAPRRVNFSSAMVMLIVALIFYGSFEFIREAGRKPYVVWGEVYSTNITVEQAVKLKGKSILKNAKWVPQDLREINEGNRLRAGEWLYQMECAPCHAIDGPMNDIVPRTSTYTTAGLDAFISGMGRINKYMPEFMGIDEERTVLAEYIHSLGSGYDPKLMVPEESKIDPAPFKADQEYVLMAWPLEGLRLIIDKDRTMSISDKGSIVRAQLLMRGDPPEVVSEDVKIVCKPQGMEKSFELSAEDGYFQSAPIDVLPYTKEAYRPLPPVDVQAFDADGKLLATTTIVLPVSTRPGCNNCHGGGWNFPGQGGFSAQTAANIVAVHDRDNNTDFKERFKNSEVIDCRSCHDGEIQLKLSTALHGFHAVYLSGKSNDACMNCHPQESLRGIHLDAGMECVNCHGSMEDHALALLKGEQEKTGAKVLMKLISPVDYDLEEINARQPWEQQPDCLNCHVEYAAPDSDSAFNKWTEDSSGLFRNRKDEMEAVMCAACHNAPHAIFPAADERDNLRPLQYMGEAQPIGAAGTCTVCHEEDMDYPAHHPGMGLE
- a CDS encoding DEAD/DEAH box helicase, translated to MEKFKNLGLSDATIEALEKKGFTAPTPIQEKTIPMLLSGEKDIVGQAQTGTGKTAAFGLPIIENIREGAGHVQAIVLTPTRELAMQVADEIMSFRGKRKIFVATVYGGQPMLPQLKALKRGVDIVVGTPGRVLDHIRRKTLNLSQINNFVLDEADEMCNMGFLDEVSEIMENAGDEHRTLLFSATMPPEVMRIAKKFMGDYDVVAVKREKDEAPLTELIFHEVNERDRFEALCRVVDAQPGFYGLVFCRTRADADRVAGALGERGYPAEPIHGDLSQARREDILMRFRKRRCKILVATDVAARGIDVPDLSHVVNFALPQDPQSFVHRVGRTGRAGKKGIAVTLISPREFGKLRYITKITKLKVEKKPLPTIDQVIDVKKSLMGAELSEIVEAGKHLSYLDLAHELLEDVDPVEAVAALLKHSQGGVLDKRSYRKIEECGGPAANRGRVRFTAHVGRSHGMTPRKLVDMICRRARINPVRIQHVKIQGRQSTFTVPAGDSDNVMRAVNRASQSERPLLRRG
- a CDS encoding FAD-dependent oxidoreductase; translated protein: MTSNSFPKESRSYDLVVVGAGPGGFDAALEAAEEGIKVALVEKDLLGGTCLNVGCIPTKMYLGATSPVEELAAQSKARVAKGEIEIDFNALCTKKDRFIAATRKAMAQKAKKLGIDIYPAVAKVIEPGKVEVSHPEEQAVLEYKNLILATGSHPTVFPGLEPDNETILDNTGFLALTEMPTSLLVIGAGFIGLEMAQIAHRTGCKITVVDALDRIAVYEDPEVSKALQGVFKRHKWNIKLGVKVKSVTAEDGKAVLRTEDGEEFSADKALIAIGRRPNSADLGLEVLGAETAGPGFVKVNENLEAAENVYAIGDLNGRILLAHAASHQAGYVVRRISGKDNGPYEHGPIPSILYGSPETMRVGLMPTDLEGKGEVKTSSFPLVANPIAQAYASTQGFVKVVWLDGKVAGITAVGHHVAGFTTAAAMIVQEGWTKDDIHKVVFPHPSLDEALLGALKAEQK